The following proteins are co-located in the Vigna angularis cultivar LongXiaoDou No.4 chromosome 2, ASM1680809v1, whole genome shotgun sequence genome:
- the LOC108327409 gene encoding F-box protein At1g19070, with translation MADRICDLPDEVLFYVLSFLPTAAAIATTVLSKRWNALWRTCPSLTFDDSDYFSNPTSQSYSRFVQCVHVAILLRDWHQTVRSFRLSCRSSLCDYTNVTVWINTVLQLGVQHLDLCVENLFNLPSAVPTCKTLVVLKLEKFYIKNISTFDFPLLKIMHLRNLYF, from the coding sequence ATGGCCGATAGGATATGCGATTTACCTGACGAAGTTCTATTTTACGTTCTCTCTTTCCTCCCAACCGCCGCCGCCATCGCCACCACCGTCCTCTCCAAGCGCTGGAACGCTCTCTGGCGCACGTGTCCCTCTCTCACCTTCGACGACTCCGACTACTTCTCCAACCCAACCAGCCAATCCTACTCCCGCTTCGTCCAGTGCGTACACGTGGCAATCCTCTTGCGCGATTGGCATCAGACGGTGCGTTCGTTCCGCCTCAGTTGTCGTTCTTCTCTCTGCGACTACACCAACGTGACAGTGTGGATAAACACGGTGTTGCAACTAGGGGTTCAGCACCTTGACCTCTGCGTCGAAAACTTGTTCAACTTGCCCAGCGCCGTTCCCACATGCAAAACGCTCGTCGTTCTCAAGCTGGAAAAGTTCTACATTAAGAATATCTCCACCTTTGATTTTCCTCTGCTCAAAATCATGCATCTGAGAAACCTATATTTCTGA